AGTAATGTAGCAGGACTGCGCCACAGGCAAATGCTTTACACTCTACAAGTTTTAGGGTTAGTTCATTTTTTAGGGGATTGAAGGTTTGTTGCCCGTTTCCTAATGCAGCAGGGTTTGCCAGTACATAATATTCATCAATTAAATCATGTTGTATTAATGATGCTGCAAATGAATCGCCACCATATACAATAATGTCTTTCCCCACTATGTTTTTCAAGGCTTTTATTGCCGGCGCCAGATCGCCGTTTATAATGATTGTATTGTTCCACTTGCTTTCTTTGAGTGTATTTGAAAAAATGGCATTTGGAACTTTTGCAATCCGTTTTCCAAGTTGATACTCACTGTCATTAGGGTTATTTGCTACTTCGGTCCAATAGGGAATAAAGCCTTCCCCGGTTTTTCTGCCGTGCAAAATGCAGTCCACATGCGTGAGATTGTCAATACTAAAATCCGACATCCCGCTGTCCCATTTACCGTCGAGTAAAATATTCATTTGTAATTTTAGCTTTCTCATTCTATTATTTTTTACAAAAGTAATTTGGTTGTCCTGCTTACAAAGCAGGACATTGTGACATCGTAGAGGCTATTTTGCGGCAGATCTCATCCGCCGGCGATGTTGAACCATTGGTGATAGTGCTCACGCTACTCAGGGCCAAAGTTGTTGGTTGTAGCATAATGCCGTATCGATCACTCCGCGATGGCAGGGCGAAGATGATCGTTCTTCTTTAGGCATAGCCAATCAATCTACAACAACGCCCGCAGATCCTCCTTGGTATTGGCTTCCGCTGCGGGCTTGTCCTCGCGCCAGCGCAGGATGCGGGGAAAGCGCAGGGCCACGCCGGATTTATGCCGTTTGCTTTCCTGTATGCCTTCAAAAGCGATCTCAAAAACCAGTTGGGGTTGCACACTTCTTACAGGACCGAATTTTTCGATAGTATGGGTTTTGACCCAGCGGTCGAGC
The sequence above is a segment of the Niabella agricola genome. Coding sequences within it:
- a CDS encoding dihydrofolate reductase family protein yields the protein MRKLKLQMNILLDGKWDSGMSDFSIDNLTHVDCILHGRKTGEGFIPYWTEVANNPNDSEYQLGKRIAKVPNAIFSNTLKESKWNNTIIINGDLAPAIKALKNIVGKDIIVYGGDSFAASLIQHDLIDEYYVLANPAALGNGQQTFNPLKNELTLKLVECKAFACGAVLLHYSRQQ